In Deferribacter autotrophicus, the sequence TCTGGGGTTTGTGCATCCAAACCCTGCAATTCTTAGTAATAAATGCCATATTTATGTGGCTTACAATTGTAAGAATGTAGGGAAAACCAATTTTGATAAATTTGAAGATATAGAGATTGTTTTAATGGATGAAACTGAGTTTAAAAAATATTTAATAGATAATAAGATTACGCATTCAATTGTGGTGGCTGCTTATACTAAGTATCTTTTGAGCAAAGATCAGTAATTGTTTTTTCTGGCGTCATTTCAGTTTTTGCAAATAAGGGCTATTAAGAGTAGTAGGGGTGATAAGGGTTGTAAGAGTAATAAGGGGGAGTAAGGGTTGTAAAGGTTGTAGGAGTGACACTTGAAGTTTATCTCCTTAGCTTCAACCTAAACCTTAACCTCGAACTTTGAACATTGAACCTTGAACGTTGAACTTTGAACCTTGAACAAATCTTCCAGATCATAAAAAATTGGGTGAACCCAATTATTGTTTTGTGTGACATTCTATGCATTTATCAAGATCTGCGTGATAACCATCTTTCGGCCATTTATCATGGCAATCAAAACATCTATCACCACAACCATCGTTCATAGTTGAAAAGATGGAAAGATCGTTCGATGATTTTTTGTGGCAGGTGGCACACATGGTCATTGATATGTGAGTTTCATCATCTATTAACTTTTGGTGACATGTCATGCAATCACCGGCACAACCTGCATTAACTTTTGTAGTATTTAAGCAAAAAGTGAAGTATATAAGTATTCCTGTACATAATCCAAATAAAGTAGTCCTTTTTCTGTTAAACATACTTTATCACCTTTTATAGTTAATAATCCTTGATGAGTGAGGCCATCTATGTTTTTCATTATATTCAATTCTATAGGGATTGCAATATCTACTCCCTCGATCATTCGTAATCCAAATATTAGATTTTCAATCAACACATCTTTATTTCTAATGATAGTATAATTTTCATATTGAAAAGGGGATTGGATATACGCGAAGATATTAGTACAATGAGACCATCTGATCCTTTTATGTTTTTTATTAATCATGGAGTGCGCTGCAGCACCAAGTCCTATGTAATCGTGCATTTTCCAATAAATTATGTTGTGTTTGCACTGGAAGCCAGGTTTTGCAAAATTTGAAATTTCATATTGTATGTAGCCTTTTTCCTGCAGTAGATTTCTTATTTTATACATTGATGTTT encodes:
- a CDS encoding cytochrome c3 family protein — its product is MFNRKRTTLFGLCTGILIYFTFCLNTTKVNAGCAGDCMTCHQKLIDDETHISMTMCATCHKKSSNDLSIFSTMNDGCGDRCFDCHDKWPKDGYHADLDKCIECHTKQ